The Haloplanus sp. CK5-1 genome contains a region encoding:
- a CDS encoding transposase yields MADGYLRRTAITRPILTDEQQDLLDVTINEWKDACNISSRIGWDTGETRKTYLQDLAYDTVLEETHLGSQHAILATHQAAAALDGVDAIEDLDEHYKTSRPEFTSNTVKYDTRTMTLFDDGSVSLSTVEGRIRCDLTLPDEEDGYQHEYLTDDEWEVTESTLSKRDGEYYLHLGFRKDKPEKQVETQGDDEDRTVLGVDLGIVNIATTSTAHFASGRELRHRHREFERIRGDLQQTGTQSAHRTIRQMSGRESRYLRDHLHQVANQILEEARTHDCEYIAFENLKHIRERAPPVKEFHQWAHRQLVDLVEYKAEAEGISVEFVDPKNTSRRCPECGHTSKGNRVRQAEFECESCGATQNADYVGAKNVGWRYVRRGLQSSRRTGDSQLALKSGTVTPNRGFVPSD; encoded by the coding sequence GTGGCAGACGGCTACCTGAGGCGTACCGCAATCACCCGTCCTATCCTCACCGACGAGCAACAGGACTTGCTCGATGTCACCATCAACGAGTGGAAAGATGCCTGTAACATCAGCAGTCGCATCGGATGGGACACAGGTGAGACGCGGAAAACCTACCTCCAAGACCTCGCCTACGACACGGTGTTGGAGGAGACACACCTCGGGAGTCAGCACGCAATTCTCGCCACCCATCAGGCTGCAGCCGCACTCGATGGTGTCGACGCAATCGAAGACCTTGATGAACACTACAAAACGTCCCGACCGGAGTTCACCAGTAACACGGTAAAATACGATACCCGGACGATGACGCTGTTCGATGACGGGTCTGTGTCTCTTTCTACCGTCGAGGGCCGGATTCGGTGTGACCTGACCCTTCCCGACGAAGAAGACGGGTATCAACACGAATACCTCACCGATGACGAGTGGGAAGTAACAGAGTCTACGTTATCAAAGCGTGATGGCGAATACTACCTGCACCTCGGGTTTCGCAAAGATAAGCCCGAGAAACAGGTTGAAACACAGGGTGACGACGAGGACAGGACAGTTCTCGGCGTTGACCTCGGCATCGTCAACATCGCTACCACCAGCACAGCGCACTTCGCATCGGGGAGAGAACTCAGGCACCGACATCGAGAGTTCGAGCGGATTCGCGGTGATCTCCAGCAGACTGGTACACAATCCGCCCATCGGACAATTCGGCAGATGAGCGGTAGGGAATCACGGTATCTCCGTGACCACCTCCATCAAGTCGCTAACCAGATTCTTGAAGAAGCACGAACACACGACTGTGAGTACATCGCGTTCGAGAATCTGAAACACATCAGGGAGCGTGCGCCGCCCGTCAAAGAGTTCCACCAGTGGGCGCACCGGCAGCTCGTTGACCTCGTGGAGTACAAAGCGGAAGCCGAGGGGATTAGCGTCGAGTTTGTAGACCCGAAAAACACGAGTCGGCGGTGTCCTGAATGCGGGCATACGAGCAAGGGGAACCGAGTGCGACAGGCGGAGTTCGAGTGTGAATCGTGCGGTGCAACTCAGAATGCAGATTACGTGGGTGCGAAGAATGTTGGGTGGCGGTACGTCCGTCGCGGGCTACAGTCCTCGCGGCGGACGGGCGACAGTCAACTCGCCCTGAAGTCAGGAACGGTGACGCCGAATCGGGGATTCGTCCCGTCCGACTAA
- a CDS encoding ABC transporter ATP-binding protein yields the protein MEVPGDDDPFEEQRERTDNPMRRLFTTYGRDRAGLLSVSAVASLFARVLDLLPPLLLGIAVDAIFLDEGPFSLPLVPDRWLPTDPERQFWLIVGIVLFSFLGGAGLHWLRNWGWNRFAQYVQHAIRTDAYDAMQRLNMTFFADKQTGEMMSVLSNDVNRLERFLNDGLNSAFRLGVMVVGIAAILFWMNPQLAVVALAPVPLIAFFTYRFVENIQPKYAEVRSTVGQVNSRLENNLGGIQVIKTSNTEGYEAERVEEASGDYFDANWDAIETRIKFFPGLRVLAGVGFALTFTVGGLWVFRGEGPWLFTGTLRPGEFVSFILYTQRFIWPMAQFGQIINMYQRAYASAARIFGLMDENAGIDERSGAEDLVVTEGRVEYDDVTFGYDEEAIIDGVSFAAEGGDTLALVGPTGAGKSTALKLLLRMYDVDGGEIRIDGDDISEVTLASLRDAIGYVSQETFLFYGTVRENITYGTFDADDEAVIEAAKAAEAHEFVTNLPDGYDTMVGERGVKLSGGQRQRLTIARAMLKDPEILILDEATSDVDTETEMLIQRSLDRLTADRTTFVIAHRLSTVKDADRIVVLDDGRVRERGTHEDLLAADGLYASLWGVQAGEIDDLPEEFVERATRRGARADVDGEGDAAGGRPTVGDGDD from the coding sequence ATGGAGGTCCCCGGCGACGACGACCCCTTCGAAGAGCAACGGGAGCGGACCGACAACCCGATGCGTCGCCTGTTCACCACGTACGGGCGGGATCGAGCGGGACTGCTCTCGGTCAGCGCCGTCGCCAGCCTCTTCGCCCGCGTGCTCGACTTGCTCCCGCCGTTGCTGTTGGGCATCGCCGTCGACGCCATCTTCCTCGACGAGGGGCCGTTCTCGCTCCCGCTGGTGCCCGACCGGTGGCTACCGACCGACCCGGAACGGCAGTTCTGGCTGATCGTCGGCATCGTCCTGTTCTCGTTTCTGGGTGGGGCGGGACTTCACTGGCTGCGAAACTGGGGGTGGAACCGCTTCGCCCAGTACGTCCAGCACGCCATCCGGACGGACGCCTACGACGCGATGCAACGGCTGAACATGACCTTCTTCGCCGACAAGCAGACCGGCGAGATGATGTCCGTTCTTTCGAACGACGTGAACCGGTTGGAACGCTTCCTCAACGACGGGCTGAACTCCGCGTTCCGCCTGGGCGTGATGGTCGTCGGTATCGCAGCCATCCTGTTCTGGATGAACCCGCAACTCGCCGTCGTCGCACTGGCACCCGTCCCGCTGATCGCCTTTTTCACCTACCGGTTCGTCGAGAACATCCAGCCCAAGTACGCCGAGGTGCGGTCGACGGTCGGACAGGTCAACTCCCGACTGGAGAACAACCTGGGGGGCATCCAGGTCATCAAGACGTCGAACACGGAGGGGTACGAGGCAGAGCGTGTCGAGGAGGCCTCGGGGGACTACTTCGACGCCAACTGGGACGCCATCGAGACGCGGATCAAGTTCTTCCCCGGCCTCCGGGTGCTCGCCGGAGTGGGCTTCGCACTCACCTTCACGGTCGGTGGCCTCTGGGTGTTTCGCGGCGAGGGGCCGTGGCTCTTCACCGGCACCCTGCGGCCCGGCGAGTTCGTCTCTTTCATCCTCTACACCCAGCGGTTCATCTGGCCGATGGCCCAGTTCGGACAGATCATCAACATGTACCAGCGGGCGTACGCCTCCGCGGCCCGCATCTTCGGGTTGATGGACGAGAACGCGGGCATCGACGAGCGCTCCGGCGCCGAGGACTTGGTCGTCACCGAGGGTCGCGTCGAGTACGACGACGTGACCTTCGGCTACGACGAGGAGGCGATCATAGACGGTGTCTCCTTCGCGGCCGAGGGCGGGGATACCCTCGCGCTGGTCGGCCCCACGGGGGCCGGGAAGTCGACCGCGTTGAAACTCCTCCTCCGGATGTACGACGTCGACGGCGGCGAGATCAGGATCGACGGCGACGATATCAGCGAGGTGACCCTGGCGAGCCTCCGGGACGCCATCGGCTACGTCAGTCAGGAGACGTTTCTCTTCTACGGCACCGTCCGCGAGAACATCACCTACGGCACCTTCGACGCCGACGACGAGGCGGTGATCGAGGCAGCGAAGGCCGCGGAAGCCCACGAGTTCGTCACCAACTTGCCCGACGGCTACGACACCATGGTGGGCGAACGGGGCGTGAAACTGTCGGGGGGTCAGCGCCAGCGCCTCACCATCGCGCGGGCGATGCTCAAGGACCCCGAGATCCTGATCCTCGACGAGGCGACCAGCGACGTCGACACGGAGACGGAGATGCTGATCCAGCGGTCGCTCGACCGGTTGACCGCCGACCGGACGACGTTCGTCATCGCCCACCGGCTCTCGACGGTGAAAGACGCCGACCGGATCGTCGTCCTCGACGACGGTCGGGTGCGGGAGCGTGGCACCCACGAGGACCTACTGGCCGCGGACGGTCTCTACGCCAGTCTCTGGGGCGTGCAGGCGGGGGAGATCGACGACCTACCCGAGGAGTTCGTCGAGCGAGCGACCCGGCGGGGGGCGCGGGCGGACGTCGACGGGGAGGGAGACGCCGCGGGCGGGCGGCCGACCGTCGGCGACGGCGACGACTAG
- a CDS encoding creatininase family protein yields the protein MRLTDATWTDVRDADADLAVLPVGSTEQHGPHAPLGTDALHAETVADAGAERYDGDVAVAPTIPVGVAEEHRDFAGTLWVSPDTFRRYVRDVIGSLAHHGMDRVVVVNGHGGNVPALGEVTATVSRHDDAYAVPFTWFEAVGDHGSEMGHGGPLETALLRATHPDLVREERIEEAREEASDGWGDWLSGTNLAHDSAEFTENGVVGDPGAGDADLGEELLDLSADALAELLEGVEKRAVPR from the coding sequence ATGCGCCTCACCGACGCCACCTGGACGGACGTCCGGGACGCCGACGCCGACCTCGCCGTTCTGCCGGTCGGCAGCACCGAACAGCACGGCCCGCACGCACCCCTCGGCACCGACGCTCTCCACGCCGAGACGGTCGCCGACGCGGGCGCGGAGCGGTACGACGGCGACGTGGCCGTCGCGCCGACGATTCCGGTCGGCGTCGCGGAGGAACACCGCGACTTCGCGGGGACGCTCTGGGTGTCGCCCGACACCTTCCGGAGGTACGTTCGTGACGTGATCGGCAGCCTCGCTCACCACGGCATGGATCGGGTGGTCGTCGTCAACGGGCACGGGGGAAACGTCCCCGCGCTGGGTGAGGTGACCGCGACGGTCTCGCGGCACGACGACGCCTACGCCGTCCCCTTCACGTGGTTCGAGGCGGTCGGCGACCACGGATCGGAGATGGGCCACGGCGGGCCACTGGAGACCGCGCTGTTGCGCGCGACCCACCCCGATCTGGTGCGGGAAGAGCGGATCGAGGAAGCCCGCGAAGAAGCGAGCGACGGTTGGGGCGACTGGCTCTCGGGGACGAACCTCGCCCACGATTCGGCGGAGTTCACCGAGAACGGCGTCGTCGGCGATCCGGGCGCGGGCGACGCCGACCTCGGAGAGGAACTGCTGGATCTGTCGGCGGACGCGCTGGCGGAACTGCTAGAGGGTGTCGAGAA